Proteins encoded together in one bacterium window:
- a CDS encoding glycosyltransferase, giving the protein MYLFLKADIVSPKTLRIIKKNSRATLIHFYPDNPFSLWNGNANANVLRALPLFDIFLIWSKMLIPALESAGCKKVSYMPFAYDETIFEQELSISDSDRTRYTADVSFIGTWEPERAWWLSTLRTRMPHLNLAIWGNGWEYEKQSNLANCIKGPALYPPESLKAFRCSTINLNFIRRQNMTSHNMRTFELPANKSFVLAQRTYEHTHELFKENVSIACFESIDELIEKIHFYLNNELQRRTCIDNAYEQARHYRLATVLKNFLNKDLDHYEV; this is encoded by the coding sequence TTGTATCTTTTTTTAAAAGCAGATATAGTCTCACCAAAAACACTGCGCATCATCAAAAAAAATAGCCGCGCCACGCTCATACATTTTTATCCCGACAACCCCTTTTCTTTGTGGAACGGCAATGCCAACGCAAACGTTTTACGCGCGCTACCACTCTTTGATATTTTTTTGATATGGTCAAAAATGCTGATACCAGCCCTTGAATCGGCCGGTTGTAAAAAAGTTTCTTATATGCCGTTTGCGTACGACGAAACAATCTTTGAACAAGAACTGAGCATCTCAGATAGCGACCGCACCCGCTACACGGCTGATGTCAGTTTTATCGGCACGTGGGAGCCTGAACGCGCGTGGTGGTTGAGCACGCTGCGCACGCGCATGCCCCACCTCAACCTAGCAATTTGGGGCAACGGCTGGGAATACGAAAAGCAGAGCAATCTTGCCAACTGCATCAAAGGCCCAGCGCTCTACCCGCCCGAAAGTTTAAAAGCGTTCCGCTGCAGCACCATTAATCTTAATTTCATTCGCCGCCAAAACATGACCTCGCACAATATGCGCACGTTTGAACTGCCAGCAAATAAAAGTTTTGTCCTTGCTCAACGAACGTATGAGCACACACACGAGCTTTTTAAAGAAAATGTTTCAATCGCCTGCTTTGAATCAATTGACGAGCTGATAGAAAAAATACATTTTTATCTCAACAATGAACTGCAACGTCGCACCTGCATTGACAACGCCTACGAACAGGCACGTCATTATCGACTCGCAACGGTGTTAAAAAATTTTTTAAACAAGGATCTTGATCATTATGAAGTATAA